Within the bacterium genome, the region TCCACGTTTACGAACTTCTTAAAAAAACTTGCCACCTCTGGTATCTGCGTCCTGTGCACATGCTCTGGTAGGTGTCTCAGGTCTATCCAGACGTGCTCTATTGAGTGATCTTGATTGAACACTCCCTTTCCTTCCCTGATCTCTGTCTCGATGGCCCTGGCCACCAGGTCCCTGGGGGCCAGTTCCCTCATCTTGGGAGCGTATTTTTCCATGAAGGCTTCCAGGTCCCGGTTGCGAAGAATTCCACCCACGGATCTGAGGGTTTCACTGGCCAGTATGCCCGGGCCCACTATGCCAGTGGGGTGGAATTGCACGGCCTCTGGATCCATAACAGGAAGACCTGCCTGCACGGCCAGGGAAAGATGATCTCCTGTGTTCTGTCGGCAATTAGTGGTCACCTTGAAGACCTGACCGCATCCGCCCATGGCCAAGACAACGGCCTTGGCCTTTATTGCCACAAATTCACCGCTTTTCTGGCAGAAAACCATGGCACCTGCGCAACGCTCTCCTGAGAAAAGGAGCTCTGTGGCCATAGACTGGTGAATGAAAGAGATTCCTCCCCTCAGGACTTCTCCCCATAGGGTATCCATGATCCCCTTGCCAGTGCGATCCGCCTCGAAAACAGCTCTGTATGCAGAGGCCTCTCCAAAGTTAATCGTGTGGCCGCCGAAGGTGCGCTTTGCCAGCCTGCCGTCCATATCTCTACTGAAGTGCATTCCCCTGTTCTCAAGCCACAGAATCTCATCCCAGCCGGCCTCCACTATCTTGCGCACCACATTCTGGTCGGCCATGCAATCAGAGCCTTTCCAGGTGTCAAACATATGGTACACAGGCTTGTCCACAGGGTCCTTGGGATCCACTGCTGCCAGCCCTCCCTGAGCAGTGCTGGTGTGAGATTTTTGCGGGTGGGCCACCTTTGTTATTGCCACAACCTTAGTACCCGGCCTCTTTTCAAGCACCTCGGCCGCACACCTGAGCCCTGCTCCACCTGCCCCCAGGATCAGAAGATCACATGATATGGTCTTGGAGAGCCTAAGTTTCACCCTGCGGATCCCCCTTTCACTGCCAAAAGCACCCCTAAGCCTGTGTAGCCCAGTAGAATCGCCAAGGCAGCCAGCAAAACGCCCAAGCCAAACCTTGCTGCCTTTGAGCCCACGTAATCACCCAACACCGAAAAAACCCCATAACTGCCATGGAAGACAACTCCCATGAGCAGTAATAGATCCACCCCCTTGATGAAATCACTCTCAAGCCTCTGGAGCACCGCCTGGGAGTCATGTCCTACGGAGAAATTCAAGTGCATGAAGAACATATGGGCAGGAATCAGCACCAAGAGAAATGCTCCTGAGATCCTCTGGAGCCTCCATCCCAGCCTCTGGGGCTTTCTCCAGAATCGGCAACAGGCTCCCATTGCCGCAAACACTGCAAATATGAGGGCTCCAAGCCAGAACAAGGCCGGTGAAATCCACTGATCCCCTCTTAGCATGGCCCATCCCAGAAGGACAATGTAAGTTAAGCTCAGGCAGGCCACCCAACGGATCATGCTCCGGTCGTCTCTTACTGCGAAGCCCTCATACAATATCAATCTTCCCCCGTTTAGGGCGTGAAATACCACGGGCAAAGCCAGAAGCCACTCCAAGAATGCCAGTACAAAAAAGCCGAAGATCCTCATCTTGGCGTCATAGGAAGGCGGGTTGGTCAGGCTTGAGAGGGTCCATATATGGGCAGCCAGAAAAAGAAAAAGAATCAGGCCGCTCAAACGGTGACACCAGCTCAAGACAAACGGCAGGCCTCTGACTCTGATGGTGTTGGACAATAAAGGGAAAAAACTGGTTACTCCGGAAAGAAAACTCCGTGTTTGCAAACCCAGCTCCTGACTCATTCAAGCCTCCCCTTTTGTTTCGGAGGCTCTTGCCCCCCTTGGGACAGATCATCCCTAAGCAGGCTCTTTCTGGCATTCTGCTCACCCAGATAACTCAAGAATCTTTCCATGGCTTCCTCTATGTGAATTCTTACCATTTCCTCCAGTTCTTTCTCCCTTCTTAAGTCCTTGGAACAAAAGATACCGAGTATTTTTTCATGTATGGAAAGGGAACGAGCCAGGTCTTCCTGGTAATACTGGTAGGAGAATCGGTACCAGAGGGCATGGGTTCGAAGATCCTTTAGCAGCCCCACCAGAAGTTGATTTCCGCAGGCCTTTATGAAAGTCTCATGGAAAATCCTGTGATGTTCCCAGTAAGACTTAGCGTCTCTGGCCTCCACAGCCCCCCTCATCCTTTGAAGGCATTGTTCCATCTCAAGCATCTCATGTTCTGTCAGCCTGCTCAGAGCTTCCTTGGCGGCCAACCCCTCCAACACTGCCCGCACAGGGAAATTCTCTTCAATGTCTTTGCTGCTAATGGATCTGACAAAGGCCCCCTTTCTGGGGACTATCTCCACAAGGCCTTTTTTCTCCAGTTCTCTCAGGGCTTCCCTTATGGGAGAACGGCTTATGCCGAATTTCTCTTTCAGCTCTGCTTCCACCAATTGCTGTCCTGCGCTCAGGGATCCTTCCAAGATGGCCTCTTTGAGCACACGGGAGAGTTCTTCTGCCAATGAAATGGGCCTAAGCCTGGTGCTTTTCAGTCTCTCTGCCAGGCTGCTATGGGATCTTTCCCTTGTCCTCATCACCTGGGATTTTGGGCTAGTGCTATGTGCTTAGCAATTCAGCCATGTCTTTTTGTTCATCCATTTCCAGGACCTTTTTCATTAGAAGGTTCGCCTGGGCCTCAGACATTACCTCACGAACCATCCATCTGAACTTCTCCTTGGCCTCCTCTGTTGTCAGGGGG harbors:
- a CDS encoding FAD-binding protein — encoded protein: MKLRLSKTISCDLLILGAGGAGLRCAAEVLEKRPGTKVVAITKVAHPQKSHTSTAQGGLAAVDPKDPVDKPVYHMFDTWKGSDCMADQNVVRKIVEAGWDEILWLENRGMHFSRDMDGRLAKRTFGGHTINFGEASAYRAVFEADRTGKGIMDTLWGEVLRGGISFIHQSMATELLFSGERCAGAMVFCQKSGEFVAIKAKAVVLAMGGCGQVFKVTTNCRQNTGDHLSLAVQAGLPVMDPEAVQFHPTGIVGPGILASETLRSVGGILRNRDLEAFMEKYAPKMRELAPRDLVARAIETEIREGKGVFNQDHSIEHVWIDLRHLPEHVHRTQIPEVASFFKKFVNVDSRKELCPIRPSNHYHMGGVPTNSDGEVLRDPQKTVPGLFAVGECACASFHGFNRLGTNSLLELITMGRFAGQKALEYLEGELPELCGDIGENTFQTFAAYLQTKGQAKVGDVREKLRALMTEKVGVFRVEGGLREAVTQIAELKAQAMEIALVTRDLAMNQELVERWELDNLLTSAMLIATGALHRKDSRGGHFREDYPQRSPDLDSHSLLYMEEFGKVKIEKKPVDMSLFNEGGPHAEKFGMIERKY
- a CDS encoding GntR family transcriptional regulator; this encodes MRTRERSHSSLAERLKSTRLRPISLAEELSRVLKEAILEGSLSAGQQLVEAELKEKFGISRSPIREALRELEKKGLVEIVPRKGAFVRSISSKDIEENFPVRAVLEGLAAKEALSRLTEHEMLEMEQCLQRMRGAVEARDAKSYWEHHRIFHETFIKACGNQLLVGLLKDLRTHALWYRFSYQYYQEDLARSLSIHEKILGIFCSKDLRREKELEEMVRIHIEEAMERFLSYLGEQNARKSLLRDDLSQGGQEPPKQKGRLE